A window from Alkalicoccobacillus plakortidis encodes these proteins:
- a CDS encoding ABC transporter permease encodes MSHLQDFYQLFLQRQDMLWSSLWEHLQLSIISLLIAVFIAVPLGIVLSRKDRIAEFIIGIAAVLQTIPSLALLGFMILFVGIGTTPAIIALTAYALLPILRNTYTGIKEVNPAIREAARGMGMNSYRSLIKVELPIALPTVMAGIRTSMVLIVGTATLAALIGAGGLGDLIMTGIQRSNNEYILLGAIQPLFWLYFLMGYYVLPND; translated from the coding sequence ATGAGTCATTTGCAGGATTTTTATCAGTTATTTTTACAAAGACAAGATATGCTGTGGTCTTCTTTATGGGAGCATCTACAGTTATCGATTATCTCCTTATTAATTGCTGTTTTTATTGCCGTTCCATTAGGCATCGTTTTATCGAGAAAAGATCGAATCGCCGAATTTATCATTGGTATTGCGGCTGTTCTTCAAACTATTCCAAGTCTAGCCTTACTCGGATTTATGATTTTATTTGTAGGCATAGGTACAACACCTGCAATTATTGCCTTAACTGCTTATGCCCTTTTGCCTATTTTACGGAATACATATACGGGTATAAAAGAAGTAAATCCGGCTATTCGCGAAGCAGCTCGTGGAATGGGTATGAACTCATATCGTAGTCTTATTAAGGTAGAGCTACCGATTGCCTTACCAACCGTTATGGCCGGTATTAGAACGTCAATGGTGTTAATTGTAGGTACGGCAACACTAGCTGCTTTAATTGGTGCTGGTGGTCTTGGAGACCTCATTATGACTGGTATTCAACGTTCGAATAACGAGTATATCTTACTTGGTGCGATCCAGCCGCTCTTTTGGCTCTATTTTTTGATGGGATATTACGTGTTACCGAACGATTAA
- a CDS encoding ABC transporter ATP-binding protein, giving the protein MITFEGVTKTFADGTKGVDNLSLTINSGEFFVLIGPSGCGKTTTMKMINRLIDPTEGVIKIDDDRVQDVNINKLRWNIGYVLQQIALFPNMTIAENIAVVPEMMKWKKTEIQSRVDELLNMVGLKPEQFRDRMPNELSGGQQQRIGVARALAWNPNIILMDEPFSALDPISREQLQEDIRNLQKEIKKTIVFVTHDMDEALHLGEKICMMRDGAAVQIGTPEELLTNPKDEFVQQFIGSRALKKGKTSSENKIRSFINKSSSYLRPEIDELDEQLQFTTKPDGSLNQTYFQSVHRTDVQAVSGDYTAKDAYTTLQKLEIPAIPVVEDEMIIGTISYEDLARMAAEGSVASK; this is encoded by the coding sequence TTGATAACGTTTGAAGGGGTAACAAAAACATTTGCTGATGGAACTAAAGGGGTCGATAATCTCTCTTTAACCATTAACAGCGGAGAATTTTTTGTGTTAATTGGACCAAGTGGGTGTGGAAAAACAACAACAATGAAAATGATTAATCGCTTAATTGATCCCACAGAAGGGGTAATTAAGATAGATGATGATCGTGTTCAGGACGTAAATATTAATAAATTACGCTGGAATATTGGCTATGTATTGCAACAGATTGCCTTATTTCCGAACATGACAATTGCTGAGAATATCGCAGTTGTGCCTGAAATGATGAAATGGAAAAAGACCGAGATTCAATCTCGTGTAGATGAACTTTTAAACATGGTTGGTTTAAAACCTGAACAATTCAGAGATCGCATGCCAAATGAGCTCTCTGGTGGACAGCAGCAACGAATCGGTGTTGCAAGAGCGCTTGCTTGGAATCCGAATATTATCTTGATGGATGAGCCCTTTAGTGCACTTGACCCAATAAGTCGAGAGCAGTTGCAAGAGGATATAAGGAATCTCCAAAAAGAAATCAAAAAAACAATTGTATTTGTCACCCATGACATGGATGAAGCATTACATTTAGGTGAAAAAATATGCATGATGCGCGATGGTGCTGCTGTTCAAATCGGCACACCAGAAGAACTTTTGACTAATCCAAAAGATGAGTTTGTGCAACAATTTATCGGAAGTCGAGCTCTTAAAAAGGGAAAAACGAGTTCTGAGAATAAGATCCGCTCATTTATAAATAAAAGCAGTTCATATCTTCGCCCTGAAATAGATGAATTGGATGAGCAGCTGCAATTTACAACAAAGCCTGATGGCAGCCTTAATCAAACGTATTTTCAATCGGTTCACCGAACAGATGTACAAGCTGTTTCAGGTGATTATACGGCGAAGGATGCCTATACAACCCTACAAAAGCTAGAGATTCCCGCGATACCCGTAGTAGAGGATGAGATGATTATCGGCACAATCTCATACGAGGATCTAGCGAGAATGGCTGCTGAAGGGAGTGTGGCAAGCAAATGA